One window from the genome of Musa acuminata AAA Group cultivar baxijiao chromosome BXJ1-4, Cavendish_Baxijiao_AAA, whole genome shotgun sequence encodes:
- the LOC135671931 gene encoding uncharacterized protein LOC135671931 encodes MRKRKYTNSDTAEMSVTVPEDSSNFIILEGTSTKRCRKNKKRLKNKFSNTNSATSLSGTSEIVSVPKGDEVSHPSNQAALMEKETDAMTDAFADSKMEEVIPQTDFMHKAGRRRRRRRKKRKPDNSQNVDTIKNNVMSNIDVEDTDSNVCANQASRNKTTVDVSLNLLKKEGTSSIHGRKGRKKERSTSCASDKQACTAGPCTSHPFAASVNANGSSRISASDECKKRNMEVKCDINVEAASKEIAQNTGNLLDYPGEGQQCYTAAEEGSLQLLPAGMKEGLSVPPSPIRGVIEKLSSPNLPMKQHNQLGSCNEECSSFSFQMDNKVFMDDPSMNHSVEAIQSIIRIGSERVKLATDENNAADYKHKHTDASTGQEKEFARSSMSNVSKDVVLLMAETSLRSRKKLLVLDLNGLLADITTEYHGAHMRVAGKSVFKRPFCDDFLKFCFERFHVGVWSSRKSDNVRKVVDYLMGDLKHKLLFCWGQSKCTDTGYRTIENIHKPLVLKELKKLWNKEDHDLPWEKGEYSPSNTLLVDDSPYKAICNPPHTAIFPYPYRFTEKKDNSLGSGGNLRVYLEGLAVCHDVQLYVQDHPFGQKAIADSNPSWKFYLRIIDRIQQSSSLTS; translated from the exons ATGCGCAAGCGCAAATACACCAACTCAG ATACTGCTGAAATGAGTGTCACAGTACCGGAGGACAGTTCCAACTTTATCATATTGGAAGGCACCAGCACGAAGCGTTGtaggaagaacaaaaaaagactAAAAAATAAATTCTCGAACACCAATTCTGCTACTTCTTTATCTGGGACTTCTGAAATTGTCTCGGTTCCCAAGGGTGATGAAGTGTCTCATCCGAGCAATcaagcagcattgatggagaaagAAACTGATGCTATGACTGATGCCTTTGCTGATTCTAAAATGGAGGAGGTGATCCCGCAAACAGATTTTATGCACAAagcaggaaggagaagaagacgtAGGAGGAAGAAAAGGAAACCTGACAACTCCCAGAATGTTGACACCATCAAGAACAATGTGATGTCCAACATTGATGTGGAAGATACTGATTCTAATGTGTGTGCTAATCAAGCTTCACGAAATAAAACCACAGTCGATGTATCCTTAAACTTATTAAAGAAAGAAGGCACCAGTTCTATCCACGGTAGGAAGGgtaggaaaaaagaaagaagcaCAAGCTGTGCATCAGATAAACAAGCCTGCACAGCTGGACCTTGCACCTCTCATCCGTTTGCTGCATCTGTCAATGCTAATGGTTCTAGTAGGATATCTGCATCAGATGAATGTAAAAAGAGAAATATGGAGGTGAAATGTGACATAAATGTAGAAGCAGCTAGCAAAGAAATAGCACAGAATACTGGAAATTTGTTGGATTACCCTGGCGAGGGTCAGCAGTGCTATACTGCTGCTGAAGAAGGAAGCTTGCAATTGCTTCCTGCTGGCATGAAGGAAGGGTTGAGTGTACCTCCATCACCAATTAGAGGTGTGATAGAGAAACTAAGCTCTCCAAATTTACCTATGAAGCAACATAATCAGTTGGGTTCATGTAATGAAGAATGTTCTAGTTTCTCATTCCAAATGGATAATAAAGTTTTCATGGATGACCCATCAATGAACCACTCTGTGGAGGCTATCCAATCAATAATTCGAATTGGATCAGAGAGGGTGAAATTGGCTACTGATGAAAACAATGCTGCAGACTATAAACATAAACATACTGATGCATCCACTGGTCAGGAGAAGGAGTTTGCTCGTTCATCGATGAGTAATGTCTCAAAAGATGTTGTCTTGTTGATGGCAGAAACATCGCTTCGTTCCAGGAAAAAGCTACTTGTCCTTGATTTGAATGGATTACTTGCTGATATCACTACCGAGTATCATGGAGCACATATGAGAGTTGCAGGAAAATCAG TTTTCAAAAGGCCCTTCTGTGATGATTTTCTGAAGTTCTGTTTTGAGAGATTTCATGTAGGTGTCTGGTCCTCAAGAAAAAG TGATAATGTCAGAAAGGTGGTTGATTATCTCATGGGAGACTTGAAACATAAATTGTTGTTTTGTTGG GGCCAATCAAAATGCACTGATACTGGGTATAGAACCATTGAGAACATACATAAGCCACTGGTTCTTAAGGAACTAAAGAAATTGTGGAACAAAGAGGATCATGATCTTCCATGGGAAAAGGGAGAATACTCACCATCAAACACATTGCTTGTAGATGATTCTCCTTATAAAGCCATTTGCAACCCT CCACACACAGCTATTTTTCCGTATCCATATAGATTCACCGAAAAAAAAGACAACTCCTTAG GGTCAGGAGGAAATCTTCGTGTTTATTTGGAAGGGTTGGCAGTGTGTCATGATGTTCAACTCTATGTTCAAGATCATCCTTTTGGTCAGAAAGCAATAGCAGACAGTAATCCATCATGGAAATTCTACCTTAGGATAATTGATCGAATTCAACAATCTTCATCTCTAACATCCTGA
- the LOC103982139 gene encoding transcription termination factor MTERF15, mitochondrial has protein sequence MATRVLARLPLRRILFESPPNRSFPYGKIRSFSRPSNHHAAIPSESPSNPHFSRQVSIAGLLLRYGFPQSQLHEFIRKNRFLMGSSPSDVEKCIGILLSFGLNQDSLFSILSSCPRTLELGFLRKWQTAFSELPLPSLSPSFVRRALEQSAKLRIDPNDLHRGVQVMKNLSLNDKAMSRVLEEVPLTLMKNPFDIGCRIDILKDFRLKNDEINRICHLFPGFLAFNVDSRLRPLFAELRDLDFTQEEVRKMLLNNPKLLLSMEAGELSRCVDLLNSLKCRVPIKKKILSNGRLMACTEVKLRVDCLCCHGLIHRDAFKVLFVEPRVIIYDLEDMEKKIDFLLHKLGLCIEHLIEFPDYLGVNLEKQIIPRFDVIEHLKSIGGLGFNVGLKHLVRLSRLKFYNLFVKPYPECEKIFGGSIREIKPRHPTGMWKLFKPQKFSDTEEDVKNMKLFMESLA, from the coding sequence ATGGCGACTAGGGTTTTGGCCAGGCTCCCTCTCCGTCGCATCCTCTTCGAATCCCCGCCCAATCGATCATTTCCATATGGAAAGATCCGATCTTTCTCGagaccttcgaatcaccatgcAGCAATTCCGTCGGAATCCCCGTCAAATCCTCACTTCTCGCGACAAGTTTCCATCGCCGGCCTGCTTCTGAGGTACGGTTTCCCCCAATCCCAGTTGCACGAGTTCATCCGAAAGAACAGGTTTTTGATGGGTTCATCCCCTTCTGATGTCGAGAAGTGCATAGGGATCCTCTTATCCTTTGGCCTGAATCAGGATTCTCTGTTTTCGATCCTTTCCTCTTGCCCTCGGACTCTGGAACTAGGGTTTTTAAGGAAATGGCAGACGGCCTTCTCGGAACTACCGTTGCCGAGCCTTTCTCCTTCATTTGTCCGGAGAGCACTCGAGCAGTCTGCAAAACTCCGAATTGATCCGAATGATCTCCACCGCGGTGTGCAGGTCATGAAGAATCTAAGCCTTAATGATAAGGCTATGTCTAGGGTTCTGGAAGAAGTGCCTTTGACATTGATGAAAAACCCATTTGACATTGGCTGTAGGATTGATATCTTGAAAGATTTCAGGCTTAAGAATGATGAAATCAATAGGATTTGTCATCTCTTTCCTGGATTCTTAGCGTTTAACGTCGACAGTCGGTTGAGGCCTTTGTTTGCAGAGCTTCGAGACTTGGATTTTACTCAAGAGGAGGTTAGGAAGATGCTACTCAACAATCCCAAGCTGCTGCTCAGCATGGAAGCTGGGGAGCTTTCTCGTTGCGTTGATTTACTGAATAGTTTGAAATGCAGGGTACCAATTAAGAAGAAGATTCTAAGTAATGGTCGACTAATGGCATGCACTGAGGTAAAACTTAGAGTGGATTGCTTGTGCTGCCATGGTTTGATCCATCGAGATGCTTTCAAGGTTTTGTTTGTGGAGCCGAGAGTGATCATATATGATTTGGAAGACATGGAgaagaagattgattttttactccacAAGTTAGGTTTATGTATTGAGCATCTAATTGAATTTCCTGACTATTTGGGTGTGAATCTTGAGAAACAAATAATTCCACGTTTCGATGTCATCGAGCACCTGAAATCAATAGGAGGACTGGGTTTTAATGTTGGATTGAAGCATCTGGTGAGACTTAGCAGGCTGAAGTTTTACAACCTGTTTGTGAAGCCATATCCAGAGTGCGAGAAGATCTTTGGGGGATCGATTAGAGAAATTAAACCGCGACACCCAACTGGGATGTGGAAGCTGTTTAAGCCACAGAAATTCTCAGATACGGAGGAGGATGTGAAGAATATGAAGCTGTTCATGGAATCTTTGGCCTAG
- the LOC135671932 gene encoding uncharacterized protein LOC135671932, with protein sequence MASREIARPNVPSFDQTEINWDKLDKTKLFVVGAGIFSGVTVALYPLSVIKTRMQVASSDVVQKNAFSAFRNMLKVDGIPGLYRGFGTVITGAVPARIIFLTSLEMTKVASLNLVEPFKLSEPVQAALANGIAGMSASLCSQAVFVPIDVVSQKLMVQGYSGFAKYNGGFDVAHKIIKSDGIRGLYRGFGLSVMTYSPSSAVWWASYGSSQRVIWKLLGHGNDKENVPSQSKIVCVQATGGIIAGAVASCVTTPLDTIKTRLQVMDNMQKQNVRQVVKRLIAEDGWKGFYRGLGPRFFSMSAWGTTMIVAYEYLKRLCAVSEEI encoded by the exons ATGGCTTCGAGGGAGATCGCTCGCCCTAATGTTCCATCTTTCGACCAGACCGAGATCAACTGGGACAA GCTCGACAAAACCAAGTTATTTGTTGTGGGAGCTGGAATTTTTAGTGGTGTTACTGTAGCTCTATATCCGCTTTCTGTCATAAAGACCAGGATGCAGGTTGCTTCAAGTGATGTTGTACAGAAGAATGCATTTTCGGCTTTCAGAAATATGCTCAAGGTTGATGGCATACCTGGTCTTTATAGGGGCTTTGGCACAGTTATTACCGGAGCTGTTCCTGCCAGGATCATTTTCCTGACATCTTTGGAAATGACAAAAGTGGCTTCACTAAACCTGGTGGAACCCTTTAAGCTCTCTGAACCAGTTCAAGCTGCCCTAGCAAATGGCATTGCTGGCATGTCAGCATCTCTGTGCTCCCAAGCTGTTTTTGTTCCTATTGACGTG GTTAGCCAAAAGTTGATGGTTCAAGGATACTCTGGTTTCGCGAAGTATAATGGTGGATTTGATGTGGCTCATAAAATTATCAAGTCTGATGGGATCCGTGGACTGTACAGAGGATTTGGTCTGTCTGTCATGACATATTCTCCTTCTAGTGCTGTATGGTGGGCAAGTTATGGTTCCAGCCAACGTGTCATCTGGAA GCTCCTAGGTCATGGCAATGACAAGGAAAATGTTCCTAGCCAGTCAAAGATAGTTTGTGTTCAAGCAACTGGTGGTATCATTGCAGGTGCTGTGGCATCTTGTGTCACAACTCCTCTAGACACAATAAAGACACGATTGCAG GTTATGGACAATATGCAGAAACAAAATGTAAGACAAGTAGTAAAAAGATTGATTGCTGAAGATGGATGGAAAGGCTTTTATAGAGGACTAGGACCAAGGTTTTTCAGCATGTCAGCATGGGGAACCACGATGATCGTAGCATATGAATATCTGA AAAGGCTTTGTGCTGTAAGCGAAGAGATTTGA